Proteins encoded within one genomic window of Nonomuraea gerenzanensis:
- a CDS encoding serine hydrolase domain-containing protein: MDEVRQRLQEAADELVRSGAERGLQIAVYRHGEQVADVVAGLADPGTGRPVTSGTPFHAFSAGKGLTATLVHVLAERGALDYDLRIADVWPEFGAHGKGEATLRHAMTHAAGVPGLPPDLTPADLCDWQRMCALIAGARPWWEPGTGTGYHSYTFGYLVGEVVRRVTGVPVARAFAEEVAGPLKAAGELFLGVPEAELGRLARLEDGFEDQPEEGSATLAVAPRGVRPTAAFANRADVLSAAIPAAGQFTARAAARMYAALLGPVDGVRLISAERLREVSTPIVDDVDRVFGNRAVLSNGYAVGRLGTDPGDTPTVFGWAGSGGSYACADTATGVAFAVAKNRLAADFTTAQTIAAIVAETT; the protein is encoded by the coding sequence ATGGACGAGGTGCGGCAGCGGCTCCAGGAGGCGGCGGACGAGCTCGTCCGCTCAGGGGCCGAGCGCGGGTTGCAGATCGCCGTCTACCGGCACGGCGAGCAGGTCGCCGACGTGGTGGCCGGCCTCGCCGACCCCGGCACGGGGCGGCCGGTGACGTCCGGCACGCCGTTCCACGCCTTCTCGGCGGGCAAGGGCCTGACGGCGACCCTCGTGCACGTGCTCGCCGAACGCGGCGCCCTCGACTACGACCTGCGGATCGCCGACGTCTGGCCGGAGTTCGGCGCGCACGGCAAGGGCGAGGCCACGTTGCGGCACGCCATGACGCACGCGGCGGGCGTGCCGGGGCTGCCACCGGACCTCACCCCCGCGGACCTGTGCGACTGGCAGCGGATGTGCGCGCTGATCGCCGGCGCCCGGCCGTGGTGGGAGCCGGGCACCGGCACGGGCTACCACTCCTACACCTTCGGCTACCTCGTCGGGGAGGTCGTGCGGCGGGTCACCGGCGTGCCCGTCGCCAGGGCGTTCGCGGAGGAGGTGGCCGGGCCGCTGAAGGCGGCGGGCGAGCTGTTCCTCGGCGTGCCGGAGGCCGAGCTGGGGCGGCTGGCCCGGCTGGAGGACGGTTTCGAGGACCAGCCCGAGGAGGGGTCCGCGACTCTCGCGGTGGCGCCGCGCGGTGTGCGGCCGACTGCCGCGTTCGCGAACCGGGCGGACGTGCTGTCCGCGGCGATCCCGGCGGCGGGCCAGTTCACGGCGCGGGCGGCGGCTCGCATGTACGCCGCACTGCTCGGGCCCGTGGACGGGGTGCGGCTGATCTCGGCGGAGCGGTTACGCGAGGTGAGCACCCCGATCGTGGACGACGTGGACCGGGTGTTCGGCAACCGCGCGGTGCTGTCGAACGGGTACGCCGTCGGCCGCCTGGGCACCGATCCCGGCGACACCCCGACCGTGTTCGGCTGGGCGGGCAGCGGCGGCAGCTACGCCTGCGCCGACACCGCGACGGGCGTGGCGTTCGCGGTCGCCAAGAACCGGCTCGCCGCCGACTTCACCACCGCCCAGACGATCGCCGCCATCGTGGCGGAAACCACCTGA
- a CDS encoding SAM-dependent methyltransferase, with amino-acid sequence MSPPAPQKLRQTSHKATLSTPPTSDARSRPMEEWTPPEWTHQTQHPPWPPARAAARLRAAPRQRRRGPAGVMDRFRAVVAPASRLAIVHFHNPGGEHPEASAIAAEALRSFNRTLCPGRWRTRGIVSYFGDLELVAPGLVPLTDWRSEPGEAIRLDVTRHNVPARRRPQALSNLSRFSFWTESMHFTRPSRPKYDDRD; translated from the coding sequence ATGTCACCACCGGCTCCCCAGAAACTCCGACAAACCTCTCATAAAGCAACTCTTTCAACACCTCCGACATCCGACGCTCGATCCCGTCCCATGGAGGAATGGACGCCCCCGGAGTGGACCCACCAAACCCAGCATCCCCCGTGGCCGCCCGCTCGGGCTGCTGCCCGTCTCCGTGCTGCACCACGTCAACGACGACGAGGACCCGCCGGCGTGATGGACCGGTTCCGCGCGGTCGTCGCGCCCGCCAGCCGGCTGGCCATCGTGCACTTCCACAACCCCGGCGGCGAGCACCCGGAGGCGTCCGCGATCGCAGCCGAGGCGCTGCGCAGCTTCAACCGGACCCTGTGCCCGGGGCGGTGGCGCACGCGCGGGATCGTGTCCTACTTCGGCGACCTGGAGCTCGTCGCGCCTGGCCTGGTGCCGCTGACCGATTGGCGCAGCGAGCCGGGCGAGGCGATCCGCCTGGATGTGACCCGGCACAACGTGCCGGCCCGGCGTCGCCCGCAAGCCCTGAGCAATTTGTCGCGCTTTTCCTTTTGGACCGAATCAATGCATTTCACTCGGCCGTCCCGGCCGAAATACGATGACCGGGACTAG
- a CDS encoding alpha/beta fold hydrolase, translated as MSEVLKELLYERFVGVSGEPVVTLFAALTAETPVRNPLLVIHGGPDWDHSYLRDPLVRLADRRDLIFPDLRGCGRSTRGLPDDQYTPAAATGDLVALLDVLGVGRVDVLGFSYGGLIAQRLVLAVPDRVRRLVIASSSVLPVPADAFAGWAERDRRIAAEAAVWANAAPTPKELAGAELAGAEVGGSEVGGPEVGGPEVTRAAAFAGAEAAVWRAESLAGYRERLSRVRFSAEWLRPWRAGRLPSARPDDAAARLAALGVPTLLLHGRQDMTFPAALAEQAAELIPGARAVLLDDAGHMAHVDRPGAWLQAVSDFL; from the coding sequence ATGTCGGAGGTGTTGAAAGAGTTGCTTTATGAGAGGTTTGTCGGAGTTTCTGGGGAGCCGGTGGTGACATTGTTCGCCGCGCTCACGGCTGAGACGCCTGTCCGGAATCCGTTGCTGGTGATTCATGGTGGGCCTGACTGGGATCACTCCTATCTCCGTGACCCGCTCGTGCGGCTCGCCGACCGCCGTGACCTGATATTTCCGGACTTGCGGGGGTGTGGGCGCTCCACTCGTGGGTTGCCCGACGACCAGTACACGCCGGCCGCCGCGACCGGTGATCTCGTCGCGCTGCTGGACGTGCTGGGGGTGGGGAGGGTGGACGTGCTCGGGTTCTCCTATGGAGGGCTGATCGCGCAGCGGCTGGTGCTGGCGGTGCCTGATCGGGTGCGGCGGCTGGTGATCGCCTCCAGCAGCGTGCTGCCCGTGCCCGCCGACGCGTTCGCGGGCTGGGCGGAGCGCGACCGGCGCATCGCCGCCGAGGCGGCTGTGTGGGCGAACGCGGCGCCGACCCCGAAGGAGTTGGCCGGGGCGGAGTTGGCCGGGGCGGAGGTGGGCGGATCGGAGGTGGGCGGGCCGGAGGTGGGCGGGCCGGAGGTGACGCGGGCGGCGGCGTTCGCCGGGGCCGAGGCCGCCGTGTGGCGGGCGGAGTCCCTCGCCGGCTACCGCGAACGCCTCTCCCGCGTCCGCTTCTCGGCCGAGTGGCTGCGCCCGTGGCGTGCCGGGAGACTGCCCTCGGCCCGCCCCGACGACGCCGCCGCCCGCCTGGCCGCGCTCGGCGTGCCGACCCTGCTGCTGCACGGCAGGCAGGACATGACGTTCCCCGCCGCCCTCGCCGAGCAGGCGGCGGAGCTGATCCCGGGCGCCCGCGCCGTGCTCCTGGACGACGCCGGCCACATGGCCCACGTGGACCGGCCCGGCGCCTGGCTCCAGGCCGTGTCCGACTTCCTGTGA
- a CDS encoding MarR family winged helix-turn-helix transcriptional regulator — MSSRAEAADMPHDGETNTPERLRRRASRLLSGLAAQSDRLVNEGLAQVDARKWHYAVLASLYEHGPGSQAALSRRTGIYRSDMVGVLNELAERGLVGREPDPDDRRRNVITITAQGRRRLRRLDKVLDDLHDELLAPLTPDERDQFVHLLTRLLEHHTQRAPHAPASR; from the coding sequence ATGAGCAGCAGAGCCGAAGCGGCGGACATGCCGCATGACGGCGAGACGAACACACCGGAGAGACTGCGCCGGCGGGCCAGCCGCCTGCTGTCAGGCCTGGCCGCACAGTCGGACCGGCTGGTGAACGAGGGGCTGGCCCAGGTCGACGCCCGCAAGTGGCACTATGCCGTGCTGGCCTCGTTGTACGAGCACGGTCCCGGCAGCCAGGCGGCGCTGAGCCGGCGCACCGGCATCTACCGCAGCGACATGGTCGGCGTCCTCAACGAGCTGGCCGAGCGCGGCCTCGTCGGGCGCGAGCCGGATCCCGACGACCGCCGCCGCAACGTCATCACGATCACCGCTCAGGGCCGCCGGCGGCTGCGCCGCCTGGACAAGGTCCTGGACGACCTTCACGACGAGCTGCTCGCCCCGCTGACCCCGGACGAACGCGACCAGTTCGTGCACCTGCTCACCCGCTTGCTGGAGCACCACACCCAGCGGGCGCCGCACGCCCCGGCCTCACGGTAG
- a CDS encoding MarR family winged helix-turn-helix transcriptional regulator has translation MTTTGQIFGTALVGQTEKALNAILDRQLAGTGITEPQWVTLTLTVVGGGSIDRAELIHRVSGATQFSQASVAERIAELSAAGFLRDGGDGSVQVTDEGRERWTRVRAAIGPITQELWGDLPAEDLATAGRVLSTVLARANAVLATS, from the coding sequence ATGACGACTACAGGCCAGATCTTCGGCACCGCGCTCGTCGGCCAGACCGAGAAGGCGCTCAACGCGATCCTGGACCGGCAGCTCGCCGGCACCGGCATCACCGAGCCCCAATGGGTGACCCTCACCCTGACCGTGGTCGGCGGCGGGAGCATCGACCGGGCCGAGCTCATCCACCGGGTCAGCGGCGCCACCCAGTTCAGCCAGGCGTCGGTGGCCGAACGCATCGCCGAACTGAGCGCCGCGGGTTTCCTGCGCGACGGCGGGGACGGCAGCGTCCAGGTCACCGACGAAGGGCGCGAGCGCTGGACGCGGGTCCGCGCCGCGATCGGCCCGATCACCCAGGAGCTGTGGGGCGACCTGCCGGCCGAGGACCTGGCCACCGCGGGCCGTGTCCTGAGCACCGTCCTGGCCAGGGCCAACGCGGTGCTGGCCACCTCCTGA
- a CDS encoding nuclear transport factor 2 family protein, producing the protein MSTDTSITDRIEIADLFARFARLLDEKRWEDAGTVFADDVVVHSPRGGELRGLDKVVGFMRQGAVEGQQAQHLTTDLLVDLDGDQAEASAYSLVFYYRDGQAPHFTGGLRMAGTLTRTPAGWRFREQRIMPAWTREH; encoded by the coding sequence ATGTCCACGGACACTTCGATCACCGACCGCATCGAGATCGCCGACCTGTTCGCCCGCTTCGCGCGCCTGCTCGACGAGAAGCGATGGGAGGATGCGGGCACCGTCTTCGCCGACGACGTGGTGGTGCACTCGCCGCGCGGGGGCGAGCTGCGCGGCCTCGACAAGGTCGTCGGCTTCATGCGACAGGGCGCGGTCGAGGGGCAGCAAGCCCAGCACCTGACCACTGACCTGCTGGTGGACCTCGACGGCGACCAGGCGGAAGCCTCGGCGTACTCGCTCGTGTTCTACTACCGCGACGGCCAGGCACCCCACTTCACCGGCGGCCTGCGTATGGCGGGCACCCTGACGCGGACGCCCGCGGGCTGGAGGTTCCGTGAGCAGCGGATCATGCCTGCCTGGACCCGCGAGCACTGA
- a CDS encoding ABC transporter permease subunit, translating to MIWLAWRQFRAAAVMTALTLGVLAAVLAVSHVPLSVQYGEALAACGGRSGTCAHFLERFFDEHRVPFLGVTAAALVLPALVGLFWGAPLVTRELEAGTHLLVWSQSTSRARWLAVKLALIGGAAAVAGGLMSLMVTWWATELDRAATDLPLMGPLVFTGRGVAPLAYAAFAFALGVAVGMFVRRPQPAMAVTLVLFTAVQVAVPLLVRPHLLPPARATYELTSENVDQLLRKHDGTLTVVLNDRVPGDPAAWTLSSRLIGPSASASTGVLSGLAPSDHAVAPMGAAASPCHLQAQPDERPEQRRDTCLDEINRLGYRQDVTFHPSSRFWALQWFETGIYVVLTLGLMGWCLWLIRRRQF from the coding sequence GTGATCTGGCTGGCCTGGCGGCAGTTCCGCGCCGCCGCCGTGATGACGGCGCTCACGCTCGGCGTGCTCGCCGCCGTCCTGGCCGTGAGCCACGTCCCCCTGAGCGTCCAGTACGGGGAGGCCCTCGCCGCGTGCGGTGGGCGGAGCGGGACGTGCGCGCACTTCCTGGAGCGGTTCTTCGACGAGCACCGGGTCCCGTTCCTCGGCGTCACCGCCGCCGCCCTGGTCCTGCCCGCCCTCGTCGGGCTCTTCTGGGGCGCGCCGCTGGTCACGCGGGAGCTGGAGGCGGGCACGCACCTGCTGGTGTGGAGCCAGAGCACCAGCCGGGCGCGCTGGCTGGCCGTCAAGCTCGCGCTCATCGGCGGGGCCGCCGCGGTGGCCGGCGGGCTGATGAGCCTCATGGTGACGTGGTGGGCCACCGAGCTGGACCGGGCCGCCACGGACCTCCCGCTGATGGGGCCGCTGGTCTTCACGGGGCGGGGGGTCGCTCCCCTCGCGTACGCGGCCTTCGCGTTCGCCCTCGGGGTGGCCGTGGGGATGTTCGTCCGCCGTCCCCAGCCCGCCATGGCCGTCACCCTGGTGCTCTTCACCGCCGTCCAGGTCGCCGTGCCGCTCCTGGTCCGCCCGCACCTGCTTCCCCCGGCCCGCGCCACGTACGAGCTGACCTCCGAGAACGTGGACCAGCTCCTCAGGAAGCACGACGGCACGCTCACGGTCGTCCTGAACGACCGGGTGCCCGGCGACCCGGCTGCCTGGACGTTGTCCAGCCGCCTCATCGGCCCGTCGGCCTCGGCGAGCACCGGCGTCCTGTCCGGCCTGGCGCCTTCGGACCACGCGGTCGCCCCGATGGGCGCGGCGGCGAGCCCGTGCCACCTTCAGGCCCAGCCCGACGAGCGGCCCGAGCAGCGCCGTGACACGTGTCTCGACGAGATCAACCGGCTCGGCTACCGGCAGGACGTCACCTTCCATCCCTCCAGCCGGTTCTGGGCGCTGCAGTGGTTCGAGACCGGCATCTACGTCGTTCTCACCCTGGGGCTCATGGGGTGGTGCCTGTGGCTGATCCGGCGGCGGCAGTTCTGA
- a CDS encoding ABC transporter ATP-binding protein, producing MTAVLHAQELGKRYGRRWALRDCTVDIPAGHVVGLVGPNGAGKTTLLKLASGHLAPTSGRISVLGGPAGGQEQLARVGFVAQDTPTYAGLTVAEHLRLGARLNPGWDAALARERIERHGLDPGRRAGRLSGGERAQLALTLGLAKRPELLILDEPVAALDPLARREFLRGLMEATAEHELSVVLSSHLISDLERTCDYLIVLVDSRIRVAGEVDELLATHHRLTGPRRDPGRLPADQHVVSARHTDRQSTLIVRTDGPILDPVWTVSRLTMEDLILAYLEQAVAAPRRRPALAVVR from the coding sequence GTGACCGCTGTCCTGCACGCCCAGGAGCTGGGCAAGAGGTACGGCCGGCGCTGGGCGTTGCGTGACTGCACGGTCGACATCCCCGCCGGGCACGTCGTCGGCCTGGTCGGGCCCAACGGGGCGGGGAAGACCACGCTGCTGAAGCTGGCGTCCGGCCACCTCGCCCCGACCTCGGGCCGCATCTCCGTGCTCGGCGGCCCGGCCGGCGGGCAGGAGCAGCTCGCCAGGGTCGGCTTCGTCGCCCAGGACACCCCCACCTACGCCGGCCTGACCGTGGCCGAGCACCTGCGGCTGGGCGCCCGGCTCAACCCCGGCTGGGACGCCGCGCTGGCGCGGGAGCGGATCGAGCGGCACGGCCTGGACCCCGGCCGCCGGGCGGGCAGGCTGTCGGGCGGCGAGCGCGCCCAGCTCGCCCTCACGCTGGGCCTGGCCAAGCGCCCCGAGCTGCTGATCCTGGACGAGCCGGTCGCCGCGCTCGACCCGCTGGCCCGCCGCGAGTTCCTGCGGGGCCTGATGGAGGCCACCGCCGAGCACGAGCTGAGCGTGGTGCTCTCCTCGCACCTCATCTCCGACCTCGAACGCACCTGCGACTACCTGATCGTGCTCGTCGACTCGCGCATCCGCGTGGCGGGCGAGGTGGACGAGCTGCTGGCCACCCACCACCGGCTCACCGGCCCGCGCCGCGACCCCGGCCGCCTGCCCGCCGACCAGCACGTCGTCTCCGCCCGGCACACCGACCGGCAGAGCACGCTCATCGTCAGGACCGATGGGCCGATCCTCGACCCCGTCTGGACGGTCAGCCGACTGACCATGGAGGACCTCATCCTGGCCTACCTGGAACAGGCCGTCGCCGCTCCCCGCCGCCGGCCCGCGCTGGCGGTGGTGCGGTGA
- a CDS encoding GntR family transcriptional regulator, giving the protein MIEFHLDSGSGVSPYLQLVRQVRHAMRLGLLREGDRLPTVKEVVAQLAINPNTVLKAYRELEHEKLVAARPGVGTFVTATLTDATLAAHGPLRLELRRWLAKARGAGLDEESIEALFMTTFRTTAQEDIA; this is encoded by the coding sequence GTGATCGAGTTCCACCTGGACAGCGGCTCGGGCGTGTCACCGTACCTGCAGCTCGTCCGGCAGGTGCGGCACGCGATGCGGCTGGGCCTGCTGCGCGAGGGCGACCGGTTGCCGACGGTCAAGGAAGTGGTGGCCCAGCTCGCGATCAACCCCAACACCGTGCTGAAGGCGTACCGGGAGCTGGAGCACGAGAAGCTCGTCGCCGCCCGCCCCGGCGTGGGCACGTTCGTGACGGCGACGCTGACGGACGCCACGCTCGCCGCGCACGGCCCGCTGCGCCTGGAGCTGCGGCGCTGGCTGGCCAAGGCGCGCGGGGCCGGGCTCGACGAGGAGAGCATCGAGGCCCTGTTCATGACCACCTTCCGCACCACCGCGCAGGAGGACATCGCGTGA
- a CDS encoding LuxR C-terminal-related transcriptional regulator: MARPPRRPGNLPAEATSFVGRRRELAAVRSRLAEARLVSLVGPGGVGKTRLALRAAGELGRAFSGGAWVVELADVRDAGLVGDAVMAALDLRPQAAVEALGPYLRDKRLLLVVDNCEHLLAAVARLVAEVMRAAPGLRVIATSREPLSVPGEHVIPVPPLDLPAPPGRVTAADARAPLMELRRNEAVRLFTERAAASSGTFELTAANQEAVAGLCRRLDGLPLAIELAAVRTRVLSAEQILDRLDDRFGLLTGGTVVPPRHQTLRTTIDWSHDLLDPVEQALLRRLCVFAGRFTLEDVEGVCASREPPWRALVPPDGAHVLARLASLVDKSLVIKEDAGDLACYRLHETMREYAALKLRAAGEEEALERRFTDHYTERCLQAAPRMRHHLAEWLDWMDLEIDNVRAVLRACLAAGDTARGMNLIYAVGYYWMTRALNEGVRWADELLARPGGGPAERARAAFMRGFLAVLQSDAASAGPALDEAVDRSREAGLRSVAAQSLALASMAASMSADHATARALGERARVALEETDDDTAVLMYLQSRALNGLFEGDAGTAGEAAAEGVRLGRETGDLYSLDMMLLNLGCARLIAGAFEEAGPLLAEALRVAYRIDDRVGQYVLLDALGCVAAGRERTASDGAGDERMRRAASLMGAAETVRVEAGASVLPFLAPLLARAEGRARAELGAAAFERAYAAGRRLSRDDAITLALGEPTAAHPEESPPDRRHVGEVALGRRQAEVARLVAEGLSNKQIGERLFISEHTVDSHVRVIMNKLGVDSRAQIAAWMATTHP, from the coding sequence ATGGCCAGACCTCCGCGACGCCCGGGCAACCTGCCCGCCGAGGCGACCAGCTTCGTCGGCCGCCGTCGCGAGCTCGCCGCCGTCAGGAGCAGGCTCGCCGAGGCCCGCCTGGTCAGCCTCGTGGGGCCCGGCGGGGTCGGCAAGACGCGGCTGGCGCTGCGGGCGGCCGGTGAGCTGGGGCGCGCCTTCTCCGGAGGCGCCTGGGTGGTGGAGCTGGCCGACGTACGGGATGCCGGCCTGGTGGGCGACGCCGTCATGGCCGCCCTCGACCTGCGGCCACAGGCGGCGGTGGAGGCGCTCGGGCCGTACCTGCGGGACAAGAGGCTGCTGCTGGTGGTGGACAACTGCGAGCACCTGCTGGCGGCGGTCGCGCGGCTGGTGGCGGAGGTGATGCGGGCGGCGCCGGGGCTGCGGGTGATCGCGACCAGCCGGGAGCCGCTGTCGGTGCCGGGCGAGCACGTGATCCCCGTACCGCCGCTCGACCTGCCCGCACCACCTGGCCGGGTGACCGCCGCGGACGCCCGGGCGCCGCTGATGGAGCTGCGGCGGAACGAGGCCGTGCGGTTGTTCACGGAACGGGCGGCGGCGTCGTCCGGCACGTTCGAGCTGACAGCGGCGAACCAGGAGGCGGTGGCCGGGCTGTGCCGGCGGCTCGACGGCCTGCCGCTGGCGATCGAGCTGGCGGCCGTGCGGACGCGCGTGTTGTCGGCCGAGCAGATCCTCGACCGGCTCGACGATCGGTTCGGGCTGCTCACCGGGGGGACGGTCGTCCCGCCCCGGCATCAGACGCTGCGTACCACGATCGACTGGAGCCACGATCTGCTGGATCCGGTGGAGCAGGCGCTGCTGCGGCGGCTGTGCGTGTTCGCGGGGCGGTTCACGCTGGAGGACGTCGAGGGGGTCTGCGCGTCGCGCGAGCCCCCGTGGCGCGCGCTTGTCCCGCCGGACGGGGCGCACGTGCTGGCCCGGCTCGCGTCGCTGGTGGACAAGTCGCTGGTGATCAAGGAGGACGCCGGTGACCTGGCGTGTTACCGGCTGCACGAGACGATGCGCGAGTACGCCGCGCTCAAGCTGCGCGCCGCCGGCGAGGAGGAGGCGCTCGAACGGCGGTTCACCGACCACTACACCGAGCGCTGCCTCCAGGCCGCCCCGCGGATGCGGCACCACCTGGCCGAGTGGCTCGACTGGATGGACCTGGAGATCGACAACGTGCGCGCCGTCCTGCGCGCCTGCCTGGCCGCCGGCGACACCGCCCGCGGCATGAACCTGATCTACGCCGTCGGCTACTACTGGATGACCCGCGCGCTCAACGAGGGCGTCCGCTGGGCCGACGAGCTGCTGGCCCGCCCCGGCGGCGGCCCGGCCGAGCGGGCCAGGGCCGCCTTCATGCGCGGCTTCCTCGCCGTGCTGCAGTCGGACGCGGCGAGTGCGGGCCCCGCGCTGGACGAGGCGGTGGACAGGTCCCGGGAGGCCGGGCTGCGGTCCGTGGCGGCGCAGTCGCTGGCGCTGGCGTCGATGGCGGCGAGCATGTCGGCGGATCACGCGACGGCCCGCGCGCTGGGCGAGCGGGCCAGGGTCGCCCTGGAGGAGACGGACGACGACACGGCCGTCCTCATGTACCTGCAGTCGCGTGCGCTGAACGGGCTCTTCGAGGGCGATGCCGGCACGGCCGGGGAGGCGGCGGCGGAGGGGGTGCGGCTCGGCAGGGAGACGGGCGACCTCTACAGCCTCGACATGATGTTGCTGAACCTGGGCTGCGCCCGGCTGATCGCGGGGGCGTTCGAGGAGGCGGGGCCGCTGCTGGCGGAGGCGCTACGCGTGGCGTACCGGATCGACGACCGGGTGGGCCAGTACGTCCTGCTGGACGCGCTGGGCTGCGTCGCGGCGGGCCGGGAACGGACCGCCTCCGACGGCGCGGGCGACGAGCGGATGCGGCGGGCGGCGTCGTTGATGGGGGCGGCCGAGACCGTGCGGGTGGAGGCAGGGGCGAGCGTGCTGCCCTTCCTCGCGCCGCTGCTGGCCAGGGCCGAGGGGAGGGCCAGGGCGGAGCTGGGGGCGGCGGCGTTCGAGCGGGCGTACGCGGCCGGAAGGCGGCTGAGCAGGGACGACGCGATCACCCTGGCACTCGGCGAGCCCACGGCGGCGCATCCTGAGGAGAGCCCGCCGGACAGGCGGCACGTGGGGGAGGTTGCGCTGGGCAGGCGGCAGGCGGAGGTCGCGCGGCTGGTCGCCGAGGGGCTGAGCAACAAGCAGATCGGCGAGCGGCTGTTCATCTCCGAGCACACGGTGGACAGCCACGTCCGCGTGATCATGAACAAGCTGGGCGTCGACTCGCGCGCCCAGATCGCCGCCTGGATGGCCACCACGCACCCGTGA
- a CDS encoding NAD(P)-dependent alcohol dehydrogenase: MKAIRYHAYGPPEVLRLEAADLPAVGPGDVLIRVRAASVNPLDWHNLRGKPYFARLTSGLTRPRLTALGADLAGVVESVGPGVTAFAPGDEVYGGCGLDLVPGTTGLAEYACLKQDGLVLKMPAGLTFEQAAAVPVAALTALQGLRDKGRLRRGQRVLVNGAAGGVGTFAVQLAKALGAAEVTGVCGTGNVELVRSIGADHVIDYTEEDYTRAGRRYDVVLDLVANHGVLANRRVLTRTGVFVEAAPYKGQWIGPLLGVFKIMAMPRMTFFLSRNSREDLAVIGKLIESGEVTPVIDRTYSLDDAAEAIRYLERGHARGKVVVTP; encoded by the coding sequence GTGAAAGCCATCCGCTACCACGCCTACGGCCCGCCCGAGGTGCTCCGGCTCGAAGCCGCGGACCTGCCCGCCGTCGGCCCCGGCGACGTGCTGATCCGCGTCCGCGCCGCCTCCGTCAACCCCCTGGACTGGCACAACCTGCGCGGCAAGCCGTATTTCGCCCGCCTGACGAGCGGCCTGACCCGTCCCAGGCTCACCGCGCTCGGCGCCGACCTGGCGGGCGTCGTCGAGTCGGTGGGCCCCGGTGTCACCGCCTTCGCCCCGGGCGACGAGGTGTACGGCGGCTGCGGCCTGGATTTGGTGCCCGGCACGACCGGCCTGGCCGAGTACGCCTGCCTGAAGCAGGACGGGCTGGTGCTGAAGATGCCGGCCGGGCTGACGTTCGAGCAGGCCGCGGCCGTTCCGGTGGCGGCGCTCACCGCGTTGCAGGGACTGCGGGACAAGGGACGGCTGCGGCGCGGGCAGCGGGTGCTGGTCAACGGGGCGGCGGGCGGGGTGGGGACGTTCGCGGTGCAGCTCGCCAAGGCGCTGGGGGCCGCCGAGGTGACCGGGGTGTGCGGCACCGGCAACGTGGAGCTGGTCCGCTCGATCGGCGCCGACCACGTCATCGACTACACCGAGGAGGACTACACGCGGGCCGGCCGCCGCTACGACGTCGTGCTCGACCTGGTCGCCAACCACGGCGTGCTCGCGAACCGGCGCGTGCTGACCCGCACCGGGGTCTTCGTGGAGGCCGCGCCGTACAAGGGGCAGTGGATCGGGCCGCTGCTCGGCGTCTTCAAGATCATGGCGATGCCCCGCATGACGTTCTTCCTGAGCCGCAACAGCCGGGAGGACCTCGCCGTCATCGGGAAGCTCATCGAGTCGGGCGAGGTCACCCCCGTCATCGACCGGACCTACTCGCTGGACGACGCCGCCGAGGCCATCCGCTACCTCGAACGGGGACATGCGAGGGGCAAGGTCGTGGTCACGCCTTAG
- a CDS encoding LmrA/YxaF family transcription factor, protein MEIRAERHLADGLASMRARGLLVREADPEQSAMVVFAAVQGGLLLARTRQDVEPLRVALDAAYRQLRSFGGQRLTRPWSGGRGAPG, encoded by the coding sequence ATGGAGATCAGGGCGGAACGCCACCTCGCCGACGGCCTGGCGAGCATGCGGGCGCGCGGCCTGCTGGTCCGGGAGGCGGATCCGGAGCAGTCGGCCATGGTGGTGTTCGCGGCGGTCCAGGGCGGGCTGCTGCTGGCCAGGACCCGGCAGGACGTCGAGCCGCTGCGCGTGGCGCTCGACGCCGCCTACCGGCAGCTGCGCTCGTTCGGCGGCCAGCGGCTCACTCGGCCCTGGTCAGGTGGTCGAGGAGCGCCTGGCTGA
- a CDS encoding MarR family winged helix-turn-helix transcriptional regulator, with product MTRWLNDDEQRAWRAFAQATRLVNDRLDRDLMRSAGMPPTYYELLVLLSEAPRRTMRMSELAHWTRSKPSRISHAVNKLEQSGWVRREHYEGDRRGWLAVLTDEGLAALEAAAPCHVESVRAHLIDALTPEQFRQLGELSQALLDHLTRAE from the coding sequence ATGACGAGGTGGCTGAACGACGACGAGCAACGCGCCTGGCGGGCCTTCGCGCAGGCCACCCGCCTGGTGAACGACCGGCTCGACCGCGACCTGATGCGCTCGGCCGGCATGCCGCCGACCTACTACGAGCTCCTGGTCCTGCTCTCCGAGGCGCCCCGGCGCACCATGCGCATGAGCGAGCTGGCGCACTGGACGCGTTCCAAGCCCAGCCGCATCTCCCACGCGGTCAACAAGCTCGAACAGAGCGGCTGGGTGCGCAGGGAGCACTACGAGGGCGACCGCCGCGGCTGGCTGGCCGTGCTCACCGACGAGGGCCTGGCCGCGCTGGAGGCGGCGGCCCCCTGCCACGTGGAGAGCGTGCGCGCGCACCTGATCGACGCGCTGACCCCCGAGCAGTTCAGGCAGCTCGGCGAGCTCAGCCAGGCGCTCCTCGACCACCTGACCAGGGCCGAGTGA